Proteins from a single region of Hordeum vulgare subsp. vulgare chromosome 6H, MorexV3_pseudomolecules_assembly, whole genome shotgun sequence:
- the LOC123401895 gene encoding protein MEI2-like 7 produces MAVTVSKLRADAPQYVYHGNLQLPPPPHPCHETAMGCCPLPPPPPPPHHKTAMGGGPLYHAAALPTTFPVFASYPPPPPPFVPAPAPICSFPQPPQPALRGHFHFAPPSVLRLTASQRRLGKVAPSPLRPAAPQRRVVKVTPSPLRPTAPQCLLGKVPPSLLRPAVPGCFLGKVALSAAPPQAAEETFQGKDAPSPPLPAAPVPLSTEAVPSSPAPTTPVPPSLTAPKVSARPHGLPPHRLMFWSVDVDTEKKQAQAQATAIAGEAQPVKPRGRKAGPRLMQARHRETGTRRSRELWRRQAKAAPAEVACKPAFTTRPPTPRPAPEWRNPQVTTVMIRNIPNRLKPAEMMQLLDDHCACANKEEKPGGDVPAAYDFLYLPMDFSLCSNLGYAFVNLTSAHAARGLHSALHGARWTVFGTNKVIDIRAARIQGKKALVKHFSNSTFPCATDDFLPAVFSPPRDGEATATAMRVGIRVTPVVTPVATQRLAGKPAVRGRRQRWVAKPSGATGRV; encoded by the exons ATGGCCGTGACCGTCAGCAAACTTAGGGCGGACGCGCCGCAGTACGTCTACCACGGCAACCTCCAGCTCCCTCCACCCCCGCATCCTTGTCACGAGACGGCCATGGGCTgctgccccctccctcctccaccCCCGCCTCCTCATCACAAGACGGCGATGGGCGGCGGACCCCTGTACCACGCCGCGGCCCTCCCGACGACTTTCCCGGTCTTCGCCAGCTACCCACCCCCGCCCCCGCCATTCGTTCCCGCTCCCGCGCCAATCTGCAGCTTTCCTCAGCCACCGCAGCCGGCATTGCGAGGCCATTTCCACTTCGCTCCACCGTCGGTGCTGCGGCTAACCGCGTCGCAGCGCCGCCTCGGCAAGGTAGCCCCGTCGCCGCTCCGGCCAGCCGCCCCGCAGCGCCGCGTCGTCAAGGTTACCCCGTCGCCGCTCCGGCCAACTGCGCCGCAGTGCCTCCTCGGCAAGGTTCCCCCCTCGCTTCTGCGGCCAGCGGTGCCGGGCTGTTTCCTCGGCAAGGTTGCCCTCTCGGCGGCACCGCCGCAGGCAGCGGAGGAGACTTTCCAAGGAAAGGACGCGCCCTCGCCGCCGCTGCCGGCTGCGCCCGTGCCTTTGAGCACCGAGGCTGTCCCCTCGTCGCCAGCGCCCACAACGCCGGTGCCTCCAAGCCTTACGGCTCCGAAAGTTTCGGCGCGGCCGCACGGCCTCCCTCCGCACAGGCTCATGTTTTGGTCCGTCGACGTGGACACCGAGAAGAAGCAGGCGCAGGCGCAGGCGACGGCCATCGCGGGAGAGGCCCAGCCCGTGAAGCCTCGCGGACGGAAGGCCGGTCCGCGTCTGATGCAGGCGCGGCACCGTGAGACGGGGACGAGAAGGAGCAGGGAGCTCTGGCGCCGGCAGGCGAAGGCGGCGCCAGCCGAGGTCGCCTGCAAGCCGGCGTTCACGACGAGGCCGCCGACGCCGAGGCCCGCGCCGGAGTGGCGCAATCCGCAGGTCACCACGGTCATGATCCGGAACATCCCCAACAGGCTCAA GCCGGCCGAGATGATGCAGCTGCTGGACGACCACTGCGCCTGCGCGAACAAGGAGGAGAAGCCCGGCGGCGACGTGCCCGCCGCCTACGACTTCCTCTACCTGCCCATGGATTTCAG CTTGTGCAGCAACCTGGGGTACGCGTTCGTGAACCTCACGTCGGCCCACGCGGCGCGCGGCCTCCACTCCGCCCTCCACGGCGCCCGCTGGACGGTGTTCGGCACCAACAAGGTCATCGACATCCGCGCCGCGCGCATCCAG GGCAAGAAGGCGCTGGTGAAGCACTTCAGCAACTCCACCTTCCCGTGCGCCACCGACGACTTCCTCCCCGCCGTGTTCTCGCCACCGCGCGACGGCGAGGCCACGGCCACGGCCATGCGCGTCGGCATCCGTGTCACTCCCGTCGTCACTCCGGTGGCCACGCAGCGGCTGGCAGGCAAGCCCGCGGTCCGTGGGCGTCGCCAGCGCTGGGTCGCGAAGCCGAGCGGCGCAACAGGCCGCGTGTGA